One genomic region from Streptomyces sp. NBC_00457 encodes:
- a CDS encoding FAD-binding and (Fe-S)-binding domain-containing protein — protein sequence MSDTLPRLTARLTETAPGLRVETGPGATGLYAYDASNYRVPPRAVAFPRSAGDVVAVLRASRETGVPVTARGGGTSMAGNAVGPGVVLDFSRYMNRILDIDPVARTARVEAGVILDALRDATAPHGLTFGPDPSSHSRCTLGGMIGNDACGNRSVRHGRTSTHIEALEIVTADGVRAVADRTGLRPMDPADTERIARLEADVRHLIDANLAPIRTELGRIPRQVSGYQLHRLLPEHGFDLARALVGTEGSCAVVTAATVRLVATAPASALLTLGYDDVVDAAEDVPEILRRHPTAVEGMDEAIVATMRARRGPDSVTGLPEGRAWLYVELDGDDQAAVDARAAELLDVLKAQGRMTGGRVVETPAERRSLWRVREDGAGLAARLVDGGESWPGWEDAAVAPENLAAYLRDFRKLLASHDLTGVLYGHFGAGCVHVRIDFDLATDTGRAATRRFLTEAAALVVEHGGTLSGEHGDGRARGELLEIMYSGRMIRTFAAFKEIFDPEGLLNPGVIVAPAPLDADLALRQLPLVETTFTFPHDEEGFTGAVRRCVGVGRCRSDAGGVMCPSYRATGEENDSTRGRARLLQEMVRGGTVQDGWRSTEVRDALDLCLSCKACSSDCPVGVDMATYKAEFLHQHYKGRLRPRSHYSLGWLPLTSALAGYAARPLNALLRGPAGKLLARLGGVTTKRRIPAFASRRARREVLRAAKTEAPAKALLFVDSFTRAFRPEVAGAASRVLADAGIPCTAHDGLCCGLTWVSTGQLSTARRIMARTVAHLDNGDDRPIVVAEPSCAAALKRDVPELLGTEAAKRVAARVHTLTGALTDLAAPDWTPPELPDNVVLQTHCHEYATFQGRHPRDLLGRLGVRKVDEAEGCCGLAGNFGFEEQHYDTSMAVADLALKPRLDAIAPDAPAVVVADGFSCATQIDHLAGDRGIRALHLAELLDPAADQAARPGGTP from the coding sequence ATGAGCGACACCCTCCCGCGGCTGACCGCCCGGCTCACCGAGACCGCCCCCGGCCTGCGGGTGGAGACCGGCCCGGGCGCCACCGGCCTCTACGCCTACGACGCCTCCAACTACCGGGTTCCGCCACGGGCCGTGGCCTTCCCCCGCAGCGCCGGCGACGTGGTCGCGGTGCTGCGGGCCTCCCGGGAGACGGGCGTTCCGGTCACCGCGCGCGGCGGCGGTACGAGCATGGCGGGCAACGCGGTCGGACCCGGCGTAGTCCTGGACTTCTCCCGGTACATGAACCGGATCCTCGACATCGACCCGGTGGCGCGCACCGCACGCGTCGAGGCCGGAGTGATCCTGGACGCGCTGCGCGACGCGACCGCCCCGCACGGGCTCACCTTCGGCCCCGACCCCTCCTCCCACAGCCGCTGCACCCTCGGCGGCATGATCGGCAACGACGCGTGCGGCAACCGCTCGGTGCGGCACGGGCGCACCAGTACCCACATCGAGGCACTGGAGATCGTGACGGCCGACGGCGTGCGAGCCGTCGCCGACCGCACGGGGCTGCGACCGATGGACCCCGCGGACACAGAACGGATCGCCCGCCTCGAAGCGGACGTACGCCACCTGATCGACGCCAACCTGGCACCCATCCGCACCGAACTGGGCCGCATCCCGCGCCAGGTCTCCGGCTACCAGCTGCACCGCCTGCTGCCCGAGCACGGCTTCGACCTGGCCCGCGCCCTGGTCGGCACCGAGGGCTCCTGCGCGGTCGTCACCGCCGCGACGGTCCGCCTGGTGGCGACCGCACCGGCATCGGCACTGCTCACCCTCGGCTACGACGATGTCGTCGACGCCGCCGAGGACGTACCGGAGATCCTGCGCCGGCACCCCACCGCCGTGGAGGGCATGGACGAGGCGATCGTCGCCACCATGCGCGCCCGGCGCGGACCGGACTCCGTGACCGGGCTCCCCGAGGGACGGGCCTGGCTGTATGTCGAACTCGACGGCGACGACCAGGCGGCGGTCGACGCCCGCGCCGCCGAACTGCTGGACGTGCTCAAGGCGCAGGGCCGGATGACCGGGGGTCGGGTCGTGGAGACCCCGGCCGAGCGGCGCTCGCTGTGGCGGGTCCGCGAGGACGGGGCCGGGCTCGCCGCCCGTCTCGTCGACGGCGGGGAGTCCTGGCCCGGCTGGGAGGACGCGGCGGTCGCGCCCGAGAACCTGGCCGCCTATCTGCGGGACTTCAGGAAATTGCTGGCCTCCCACGATCTGACCGGTGTGCTGTACGGCCACTTCGGCGCGGGCTGTGTCCATGTACGGATCGACTTCGACCTGGCCACGGACACCGGCCGGGCCGCCACCCGCCGCTTCCTCACCGAAGCCGCCGCCCTGGTCGTCGAGCACGGCGGCACGCTGTCCGGCGAACACGGGGACGGGCGGGCGCGTGGTGAGCTGCTGGAGATCATGTACAGCGGGCGCATGATCCGGACGTTCGCCGCCTTCAAGGAAATCTTCGACCCCGAGGGGCTGCTCAACCCCGGAGTCATCGTGGCCCCGGCCCCGCTCGACGCCGACCTGGCACTGCGCCAACTCCCGCTCGTCGAAACGACGTTCACCTTCCCGCACGACGAAGAGGGCTTCACGGGCGCCGTACGCCGCTGCGTCGGCGTCGGCCGCTGCCGCAGCGACGCGGGCGGCGTGATGTGCCCCAGCTACCGGGCCACGGGCGAGGAGAACGACTCCACCCGGGGCCGGGCCCGCCTGCTTCAGGAGATGGTGCGCGGCGGGACCGTCCAGGACGGCTGGCGCTCGACGGAGGTACGCGACGCCCTCGACCTGTGCCTGTCCTGCAAGGCGTGCTCCAGCGACTGCCCGGTAGGCGTCGACATGGCCACGTACAAGGCGGAGTTCCTGCACCAGCACTACAAGGGCAGGCTCCGGCCCCGTTCCCACTACTCGCTGGGCTGGCTGCCTCTCACCTCCGCCCTCGCCGGCTACGCCGCCCGCCCCCTCAACGCGCTGTTGCGCGGACCGGCCGGCAAGCTGCTCGCCCGGCTCGGCGGCGTGACCACGAAGCGCCGGATCCCGGCCTTCGCCTCCCGGCGTGCACGCCGCGAGGTCCTGCGGGCGGCGAAGACGGAAGCACCGGCCAAGGCCCTGCTCTTCGTCGACAGCTTCACCCGCGCCTTCCGCCCCGAGGTCGCGGGCGCCGCGAGCCGCGTCCTCGCCGACGCCGGCATCCCCTGCACCGCTCATGACGGCCTCTGCTGCGGCCTGACCTGGGTCAGCACCGGGCAACTGTCCACCGCCCGCCGCATCATGGCCCGCACGGTCGCCCACCTCGACAACGGCGACGACCGGCCCATCGTCGTCGCCGAACCCAGCTGCGCCGCCGCCCTCAAACGCGACGTGCCCGAACTGCTCGGCACCGAAGCCGCCAAACGCGTAGCGGCCCGCGTCCACACCCTCACCGGCGCCCTGACCGACCTCGCCGCGCCGGACTGGACCCCACCGGAACTGCCGGACAACGTCGTCCTGCAGACCCACTGCCACGAGTACGCCACCTTCCAGGGCCGCCACCCCCGCGACCTGCTCGGCCGCCTCGGCGTA
- a CDS encoding excinuclease ABC subunit UvrA, which produces MTREVQELSSTSSHIADSHDLIRVHGARENNLKNVDIEIPKRRLTVFTGVSGSGKSSLVFDTIAAESQRLINETYSAFVQGFMPTLGRPDVDVLDGLTTAIIVDQRPMGAHLRSTVGTATDAGALLRILFSRLAQPYIGSQQAFSFNVASAEATGTMVVNGKRVEKAISVVGGMCPRCEGTGTVSDVDPTRLYDDARSLASGAITVPGWKTDSWVVQSFTESGFLDPHKPIRDYTGEELHAFLHHDPVKVKVRGLNTTYEGLIARVRKAFLSKDRETLQPHVRAFVDRAVTFSVCPACYGTRLSETTRSAKIDGISIADASAMQISDLAAWVRGLAEPSVATLLKALGETLDSFVAIGLGYLSLNRASGTLSGGEAQRTKMIRHLGSALTDVTYVFDEPTVGLHPHDIQRMNELLLRLRDKGNTVLVVEHKPEVIAIADHVVDLGPTAGAAGGEVVFEGTVQGLRACGTLTGRHLDDRASVKPSVRRPSGVLEVRGATAHNLRDVDVDIPLGVLTVVTGVAGSGKSSLIHGSVAGRDGVVTVDQGAIRGSRRSNPATYTGLLDPIRKAFAKANGVKPALFSPNSEGACPHCKGAGVIYTDLAIMAGIATTCEECEGKRFQASVLEYRLGGRDISEVLAMPVTEAEEFFGAGEARTPAARTVLHRLADVGLGYLTLGQPLTTLSGGERQRLKLAAQMAGTGSVYILDEPTSGLHLADVEQLLGLLDRLVDSGKSVIVVEHHQAVMAHADWIIDLGPGAGHDGGRIVFEGTPADLVAACCTLTGEHLAEYVGG; this is translated from the coding sequence ATGACCAGGGAAGTTCAGGAACTCAGCAGCACGTCATCGCATATCGCCGACAGCCACGACCTGATCCGCGTGCACGGCGCGCGCGAGAACAACCTCAAGAACGTCGACATCGAGATCCCCAAGCGGCGTCTGACCGTGTTCACCGGTGTCTCCGGCTCGGGCAAGAGCTCGCTGGTGTTCGACACGATCGCCGCGGAGTCGCAGCGGCTGATCAACGAGACGTACAGCGCTTTCGTACAGGGCTTCATGCCCACACTGGGGCGGCCCGACGTCGACGTACTCGACGGGCTGACGACCGCGATCATCGTCGACCAGCGGCCGATGGGCGCGCACCTCCGCTCCACGGTCGGTACCGCCACCGACGCGGGCGCGTTGCTGCGCATCCTGTTCAGCCGGCTCGCCCAGCCGTACATCGGCTCGCAGCAGGCGTTCTCCTTCAACGTCGCCTCGGCCGAGGCGACGGGCACGATGGTGGTGAACGGGAAACGGGTCGAGAAGGCAATCAGCGTGGTCGGCGGGATGTGTCCGCGCTGCGAGGGCACGGGCACCGTGTCCGACGTCGATCCCACCCGGCTCTACGACGACGCCCGGTCGCTCGCCAGCGGAGCGATCACCGTTCCGGGGTGGAAGACGGACAGCTGGGTGGTGCAGTCGTTCACCGAATCCGGTTTCCTCGACCCGCACAAGCCGATCCGCGACTACACCGGCGAAGAACTGCACGCCTTCCTGCACCACGACCCGGTCAAGGTGAAGGTGAGAGGGCTCAACACCACGTACGAGGGCCTGATCGCGCGGGTCCGGAAGGCGTTCCTGTCCAAGGACAGGGAGACACTGCAGCCACACGTCCGTGCTTTCGTGGACCGGGCGGTGACGTTCTCCGTCTGTCCCGCGTGCTACGGCACCCGGCTCAGCGAAACCACGCGCTCCGCCAAGATCGACGGGATCAGCATCGCCGACGCCAGTGCGATGCAGATCAGCGACCTGGCCGCATGGGTCCGCGGCCTCGCCGAGCCCTCGGTGGCGACGCTGCTCAAGGCGCTCGGCGAGACCCTCGACTCGTTCGTCGCGATCGGGCTCGGCTATCTCTCGCTGAACCGGGCGTCGGGCACGCTCTCGGGCGGCGAGGCCCAGCGCACCAAGATGATCCGCCATCTCGGCTCCGCGCTCACCGACGTCACCTACGTCTTCGACGAGCCCACCGTCGGCCTGCACCCGCATGACATCCAGCGCATGAACGAACTGCTGCTCCGACTGCGCGACAAGGGCAACACCGTGCTGGTCGTCGAGCACAAGCCGGAGGTCATCGCGATCGCCGATCACGTCGTCGACCTCGGTCCGACGGCCGGTGCGGCCGGCGGCGAGGTGGTCTTCGAGGGCACGGTGCAAGGGCTGCGGGCTTGCGGCACGCTCACCGGACGGCACCTGGACGACCGTGCCTCGGTGAAGCCGTCGGTGCGCAGGCCGTCCGGCGTCCTTGAGGTGCGCGGCGCCACGGCCCACAACCTGCGTGACGTCGACGTGGACATCCCGCTCGGCGTTCTCACCGTGGTCACCGGGGTCGCCGGCTCCGGCAAGAGTTCGCTGATCCATGGCTCGGTGGCCGGACGGGACGGCGTGGTGACAGTGGACCAGGGGGCCATCAGGGGTTCCCGGCGCAGCAATCCGGCGACGTACACCGGGCTGCTCGATCCGATCCGCAAGGCGTTCGCCAAGGCCAACGGTGTGAAGCCGGCGCTGTTCAGCCCCAACTCCGAGGGCGCCTGCCCCCATTGCAAGGGCGCCGGCGTCATCTACACCGACCTGGCGATCATGGCCGGTATCGCCACGACCTGCGAGGAGTGCGAGGGGAAGCGGTTCCAGGCGTCGGTGCTCGAGTACCGGCTCGGCGGCCGGGACATCAGTGAGGTGCTGGCGATGCCGGTGACCGAGGCGGAGGAGTTCTTCGGCGCCGGCGAGGCACGCACCCCGGCCGCGCGGACCGTCCTCCACCGGCTCGCGGACGTCGGGCTCGGCTACCTCACCCTCGGCCAGCCGCTCACCACCCTCTCCGGCGGCGAACGGCAACGCCTCAAGCTGGCCGCCCAGATGGCGGGCACGGGCAGCGTCTACATCCTCGACGAGCCGACCAGCGGCCTCCACCTCGCCGACGTCGAGCAGCTGCTCGGCCTGCTCGACCGGCTCGTCGACTCCGGCAAGTCCGTCATCGTCGTGGAGCACCACCAGGCGGTGATGGCGCACGCCGACTGGATCATCGACCTCGGCCCGGGCGCGGGGCACGACGGCGGCAGGATCGTCTTCGAGGGCACGCCCGCCGATCTCGTCGCCGCGTGCTGCACGCTCACCGGGGAGCACCTGGCGGAGTATGTCGGCGGCTGA
- a CDS encoding aspartate aminotransferase family protein: protein MTALSPHLRQATPVTAVRGEGVHLYGEDGRRYLDFTAGIGVTSTGHCHPKVVAAAQEQVGTLIHGQYTTVMHQPLRRLVEKLGEVLPAGLDSLFFTNSGSEAVEAALRLARQATGRPNVVVCHGGFHGRTVAAAAMTTSGTRFRSGFSPLMSGVVVTPFPTAYRYGWDEDTATSFALKELDYTLQTISSPADTAAIIVEPVLGEGGYVPANRAFMEGLRERADRHGFLLILDEVQTGVGRTGRFWGHDHFGITPDILVTAKGLASGFPISGIAASEELMTKAWPGSQGGTYGANAVACAAACATLDVVRDEKLVANADAMGARLRAGLEAVADRTPGIGDVRGLGLMLATEFVTEDGGPDPDTAARVQRAAVDEGLLLLLCGAWNQVVRMIPALVIDEAAVDEGLQAWATAVEVGTSGPAAR, encoded by the coding sequence ATGACCGCACTGTCGCCGCACCTTCGCCAGGCCACACCCGTGACGGCGGTCCGGGGCGAGGGCGTCCACCTCTACGGCGAGGACGGCCGCCGCTACCTGGACTTCACCGCCGGTATCGGCGTCACCAGCACCGGCCACTGCCACCCCAAGGTCGTGGCGGCGGCCCAGGAACAGGTCGGCACGCTCATCCACGGCCAGTACACGACGGTCATGCACCAGCCCCTGCGCCGACTGGTCGAGAAGCTCGGCGAGGTACTGCCGGCCGGTCTGGACAGCCTGTTCTTCACCAACTCCGGCAGCGAGGCGGTCGAGGCGGCGCTGCGGCTGGCCCGCCAGGCCACCGGCCGTCCCAACGTCGTCGTCTGCCACGGCGGCTTCCACGGCCGTACGGTCGCCGCCGCCGCCATGACCACGTCCGGCACCCGCTTCCGTTCCGGCTTCTCCCCGCTGATGAGCGGCGTGGTCGTCACCCCCTTCCCGACGGCCTACCGCTACGGCTGGGACGAGGACACCGCGACCAGCTTCGCCCTGAAGGAGCTCGACTACACCCTCCAGACGATCTCCTCGCCCGCCGACACAGCCGCGATCATCGTCGAGCCGGTGCTCGGCGAGGGCGGCTACGTCCCCGCGAACCGCGCCTTCATGGAGGGCCTGCGGGAGCGCGCCGACCGCCACGGCTTCCTCCTCATCCTCGACGAGGTGCAGACCGGCGTCGGCCGCACCGGCCGGTTCTGGGGCCACGACCACTTCGGTATCACCCCGGACATCCTCGTCACCGCCAAGGGCCTGGCGAGCGGCTTCCCGATCTCCGGCATCGCCGCCTCCGAGGAGCTGATGACCAAGGCGTGGCCGGGCTCGCAGGGCGGCACGTACGGCGCCAACGCCGTCGCCTGCGCGGCAGCCTGCGCCACCCTCGACGTCGTACGCGACGAGAAGCTCGTCGCGAACGCCGACGCGATGGGCGCACGGCTGCGCGCCGGTCTGGAGGCGGTCGCCGACCGGACCCCGGGCATCGGCGACGTACGGGGCCTCGGACTGATGCTGGCCACCGAGTTCGTCACCGAGGACGGCGGCCCCGACCCCGACACCGCCGCCCGCGTGCAGCGCGCCGCCGTCGACGAGGGCCTGCTCCTGCTGCTGTGCGGGGCCTGGAACCAGGTCGTCCGCATGATCCCGGCGCTCGTCATCGACGAGGCGGCGGTGGACGAGGGCCTCCAGGCCTGGGCGACCGCGGTGGAAGTCGGCACCTCGGGACCAGCGGCACGATGA
- a CDS encoding carbonic anhydrase, whose amino-acid sequence MSLARQPQRRAVLTGGLLATAALITGCSSKDDSKTAEKTTAVGAAAATPSPSTSAPPGSPWAAFARLMEGNERWVDGALQHPDRDPGRRDFVAEEQDPYGVILSCIDSRVPPELIFDTGLGDLFVMRTGGQVVAPVVTGSVEYGPMTSGTPLIVVLGHQRCGAVKAAYTALKDDKPLPGNLQSIAEALRPAYEVVSKEKHADPVDAMVRVHIKQTSADLRSNADLAPLVKKGELAVVSAYYSLDTGRVEVLTGAPSA is encoded by the coding sequence ATGAGCCTTGCCCGGCAACCGCAGCGCAGAGCCGTTCTCACCGGAGGGCTGCTGGCCACCGCGGCTCTGATAACCGGCTGTTCGTCGAAGGACGACAGCAAGACCGCGGAGAAGACGACGGCCGTGGGAGCGGCGGCGGCGACCCCCTCACCCTCCACGAGCGCACCCCCCGGCTCTCCTTGGGCGGCGTTCGCGCGGCTGATGGAGGGCAACGAGCGCTGGGTGGACGGGGCTCTGCAGCACCCCGACCGGGATCCCGGGCGGCGCGATTTCGTCGCCGAGGAGCAGGACCCGTACGGCGTGATCCTCTCCTGCATCGACTCCCGGGTGCCGCCGGAGCTGATCTTCGACACGGGGCTCGGGGACCTGTTCGTGATGCGCACCGGCGGGCAGGTGGTCGCCCCGGTGGTCACTGGTTCCGTGGAGTACGGGCCCATGACCTCGGGGACGCCGCTGATCGTCGTGCTCGGGCACCAGCGCTGCGGTGCGGTCAAGGCGGCGTACACGGCGCTCAAGGACGACAAGCCGCTGCCGGGCAACCTGCAGTCGATCGCCGAGGCCCTCCGCCCGGCGTACGAGGTGGTCTCCAAGGAGAAGCACGCCGACCCGGTGGACGCCATGGTCCGCGTCCACATCAAGCAGACCTCCGCCGATCTGCGCTCCAACGCCGATCTCGCCCCGCTGGTGAAGAAGGGCGAGCTGGCCGTCGTCAGCGCCTACTACTCGCTCGACACCGGCCGGGTGGAGGTCCTGACCGGCGCGCCGTCCGCATGA
- a CDS encoding TioE family transcriptional regulator, with protein sequence MDRLRPVDLAREHGISTQAVRNYERDGCIPRAERTPSGYRTYTESHAAALRAYLALVPAHGYAVSGQIMRSLNTGELDAALTAVDRSHAQLLRDRETLDAVAQAVEHLTTGPDTAPATAPHIPAATEPLSVGELAHRLGVTAATLRNWEVAGILAPDREPITGHRTYGPADIRDAELAHLLRRGGYPLDHISTVVQQIRTAGGTQALSAALDDWRHRLTARGLAMLDAAARVAQYVEAPRRGAGL encoded by the coding sequence GTGGATCGTCTGCGCCCCGTCGACCTCGCCCGCGAGCACGGCATCTCGACCCAGGCGGTCCGCAACTACGAGCGCGACGGCTGCATCCCGCGCGCCGAGCGCACCCCGTCCGGCTACCGGACCTATACCGAGTCACATGCGGCCGCCCTCCGCGCCTACCTCGCGCTCGTCCCGGCGCACGGTTACGCCGTGAGCGGGCAGATCATGAGGTCGCTCAACACGGGCGAACTCGACGCCGCGCTGACGGCCGTGGACCGCAGTCACGCGCAGCTGCTCCGCGACCGGGAAACCCTGGACGCGGTCGCCCAGGCCGTCGAGCACCTGACCACGGGCCCGGACACCGCCCCGGCCACCGCGCCGCACATCCCCGCAGCCACCGAGCCCCTCAGCGTCGGCGAGCTGGCACACCGCCTGGGCGTCACCGCAGCGACCCTCCGCAACTGGGAAGTCGCGGGCATCCTCGCCCCCGACCGCGAGCCGATCACCGGACACCGCACCTACGGCCCCGCCGACATCCGCGACGCCGAACTCGCCCACCTCCTCCGGCGGGGCGGCTATCCGCTGGACCACATCTCCACCGTGGTCCAGCAGATCCGCACCGCCGGCGGCACCCAGGCCCTGTCCGCGGCCCTCGACGACTGGCGGCACAGACTCACAGCCCGGGGACTCGCAATGCTGGACGCGGCGGCCCGCGTCGCTCAGTACGTGGAAGCGCCCCGAAGGGGCGCGGGGCTGTGA
- a CDS encoding PucR family transcriptional regulator: MSENHHTAPGPDASDPGPAMDAIGRPLTVADVLALPVLAAGQPQVVTGTARLDRPVRWVHITELTDPASFLKGGELVLTTGMPLPEEPAGVRRYVDELADIGAAALVIELVRRYHRPPDALVHACRARGLPLVTLAKDVNFLEVTQVVHAFILGNQAEVMRRTQRVHEAFTALTLRGAVPEDVVRAAAEMSGHTVVLENLVHQALVCEPSGDTVEAALTDWEQRSRATPPADHTTVSGPEGWLVAPVEYQGERWGRVAMLPSPLGRASPSTLGRFRPEDVTVLERTAMALTIARLTHPTPWERTAHRGVLRDLVEQRHRSPADAEAQVAALGLPTRDARFIAVLADVRPEEDTAKAEELLSEELRKKGTQALVGLLGPTRLGVLLSLRADQPWRPVVEHLGRTALELVPGTTVSVGSEATGLPAVARSFREATRVAEATEPGRPLPPGRSYHERSDIGLRRLLFALREDPRIQDYAERRLGRLADHDTRHGTDLLTTLRHYLDAAGNKTVAARSGGLSRETVYQRLRTIERILDCDLESGEERTELHVALTALDVLRVGQA, translated from the coding sequence GTGAGCGAGAACCACCACACGGCTCCAGGGCCTGACGCCTCGGATCCGGGACCGGCCATGGATGCCATCGGCCGCCCGCTCACCGTGGCCGACGTGCTCGCCCTTCCCGTTCTGGCCGCCGGACAACCCCAGGTCGTCACCGGCACAGCACGGCTCGACCGGCCCGTGCGCTGGGTCCACATCACCGAGCTGACCGACCCCGCCTCCTTCCTCAAGGGCGGCGAACTCGTCCTGACGACCGGCATGCCGCTGCCCGAGGAACCGGCCGGTGTACGCCGCTACGTCGACGAACTCGCCGACATCGGCGCGGCGGCGCTGGTCATCGAACTGGTCCGCCGCTACCACCGCCCGCCCGACGCCCTGGTCCACGCCTGCCGGGCCCGCGGTCTGCCCCTCGTCACCCTGGCCAAGGACGTCAACTTCCTGGAGGTCACCCAGGTCGTCCACGCGTTCATCCTCGGCAACCAGGCCGAGGTGATGCGGCGGACCCAGCGCGTCCACGAGGCGTTCACCGCCCTCACCCTGCGCGGCGCCGTGCCCGAGGACGTCGTACGCGCCGCCGCCGAGATGAGCGGCCACACCGTCGTGCTGGAGAACCTGGTGCACCAGGCACTCGTCTGCGAGCCCTCCGGCGACACGGTCGAGGCGGCGCTCACCGACTGGGAACAGCGCTCCCGGGCGACACCGCCCGCCGACCACACCACCGTCTCCGGCCCCGAGGGCTGGCTCGTGGCACCGGTGGAGTACCAGGGCGAACGGTGGGGCAGGGTCGCCATGCTCCCGAGCCCACTCGGCCGTGCCTCTCCGTCCACCCTCGGCCGGTTCCGCCCCGAGGACGTCACGGTCCTGGAGAGAACCGCGATGGCCCTCACCATCGCCCGCCTCACCCACCCCACCCCCTGGGAACGCACCGCACACCGCGGCGTCCTGCGCGACCTCGTCGAACAGCGCCACCGCTCGCCCGCCGACGCCGAGGCGCAGGTCGCCGCGCTGGGCCTGCCCACCAGGGACGCCCGTTTCATCGCCGTGCTCGCGGACGTCCGCCCCGAGGAAGACACGGCGAAGGCTGAGGAACTCCTCTCCGAGGAGCTGAGGAAGAAGGGAACGCAGGCCCTCGTCGGCCTCCTCGGACCGACCCGTCTCGGCGTCCTGCTGTCCCTGCGCGCCGACCAGCCGTGGCGCCCCGTCGTCGAACACCTCGGCCGCACCGCACTCGAGCTGGTGCCGGGGACAACGGTGAGCGTGGGCAGCGAGGCGACCGGCCTCCCCGCCGTCGCCCGTTCCTTCCGAGAGGCGACCCGCGTCGCCGAAGCCACCGAGCCCGGCCGGCCGCTCCCGCCGGGACGCTCGTACCACGAACGATCCGACATCGGCCTGCGCCGCCTCCTCTTCGCCCTCCGCGAAGACCCCCGGATCCAGGACTACGCCGAACGCCGGCTCGGCCGGCTCGCCGACCACGACACCCGCCACGGCACCGATCTGCTCACCACCCTGCGCCACTACCTGGACGCGGCAGGCAACAAGACGGTGGCCGCCCGCTCCGGCGGCCTGTCCCGCGAGACCGTCTACCAACGGCTGCGCACCATCGAGCGGATCCTCGACTGCGACCTCGAGTCGGGCGAAGAGCGCACCGAACTGCACGTGGCACTCACAGCGCTCGACGTCTTGCGGGTCGGGCAGGCATGA
- a CDS encoding VOC family protein, protein MITTDFVPGSPCWLDLGAPDVPAAAAFYGAVLGWDYESMGEGGDMEGGMFRRDGKIVAGLGKLTEEGARPAWMIYYCVADADATTEAVRSAGGTVRVAPMDLDEWGRMAQYSDPLGGQFAVWQPGTNKGVELVDQPGSLSWTELYTSDAGAAKEFYGGVFGWQFSDMELPGGGGTYALITPAGQPEERMHGGLMELPKESLALADGRPYWHPVFAVADCDAAVAKVTENGGSVQMGPEDAEGVGRLAVCLDPANADFVVLTPTNPS, encoded by the coding sequence GTGATCACCACAGATTTCGTCCCCGGCTCGCCCTGTTGGCTCGACCTCGGTGCCCCCGATGTCCCGGCCGCCGCGGCGTTCTACGGCGCCGTGCTCGGGTGGGACTACGAGTCCATGGGGGAAGGCGGGGACATGGAAGGCGGGATGTTCCGGAGAGACGGCAAGATCGTCGCCGGACTCGGCAAGCTCACCGAGGAGGGCGCGCGCCCGGCCTGGATGATCTACTACTGCGTCGCCGACGCGGACGCCACCACCGAGGCCGTGCGGAGCGCGGGCGGCACGGTGCGGGTCGCGCCCATGGACCTCGACGAGTGGGGCCGCATGGCGCAGTACAGCGATCCGCTGGGCGGCCAGTTCGCTGTCTGGCAGCCGGGCACGAACAAGGGCGTCGAGCTGGTGGACCAGCCGGGCTCGCTGTCCTGGACCGAGCTGTACACGAGCGACGCCGGGGCGGCGAAGGAGTTCTACGGCGGTGTCTTCGGCTGGCAGTTCAGTGACATGGAACTGCCGGGCGGCGGGGGTACGTACGCCCTCATCACCCCTGCGGGGCAGCCCGAGGAGCGGATGCACGGCGGCCTCATGGAACTCCCCAAGGAGAGCCTCGCCCTGGCGGACGGACGGCCGTACTGGCACCCGGTGTTCGCCGTCGCCGACTGTGACGCCGCGGTTGCCAAGGTCACGGAGAACGGCGGGAGCGTGCAGATGGGGCCTGAGGACGCGGAGGGGGTTGGCCGGCTGGCCGTCTGCCTCGACCCGGCGAACGCGGACTTCGTGGTGCTCACGCCGACCAACCCGAGCTGA